The Corythoichthys intestinalis isolate RoL2023-P3 chromosome 1, ASM3026506v1, whole genome shotgun sequence genome has a segment encoding these proteins:
- the znf280d gene encoding zinc finger protein 280C isoform X1: protein MSELFMECEEEELEPWQRAAPEQIEEEEDDDDEPIFVGVVAKKEKEVPPIPPIDNVEKYVVNSAPPTPTPVSPVAPSSIMLPLKISGNAASAPRTNIRTVTPQPVIVNNQGFIVTPPLTSNNDLVATLGKHYPPGTKFTIIPAPQSQQLIQHVTPVTAIPGVVHRPHVQQIQNNVVTLANVQSPTVYTAKPQLLQVNQGTSLQTISLPVKANKETVKRVVPPNQMDTDAKRFKADVSFPVGQGNTPGSLENGEAKRKCPNCNEDFIQLNRHLASCKARTEGGAVSPPADNAVLNKRIMLVSDFYYGRFEGNCPKVSAPRSDITFKCQSCLKVLKSNIKFMNHMKHHLELEKQSNESLECHTTCQHCYRQYMTPFQLQCHIESAHSPIESSTNCKICELAFESEQVLLEHMKDNHKPGEMPYVCQVCNYRSSFFSEVETHFRSVHVNTKNLLCPFCLRVLRSSQRYMQHFMKHQRKGIHRCGKCRLNFLTHKDRLDHRAQVHKTFRKPLVLEGLPAGTKVTIRASLSGKKTSISSLLDPSAIIFTPEMLSNNTKTKPTGGCGKSKRNSSEVGKAKTTQKKKGHATTNCNMSLKSLSVNGGCYTCIECNNKVDEFFSHFLFSSVCGACTYRTSCKIAIGNHMIRYHSMVNKSRFSKVDHKKHSSAMKLTLVCLNCDLLVDASGGDVMSKHLNERPNHVCKVIEEKAGLKASTGVQDSSDSIQMKRKELLPQLKEAQERGEIAILRHDQLIILTPLTPQQSKTETSEEGSSKLFTVVKELPTETSSKPEQFEKTEDLSPVTVEHPPPEPVLQASVEDSPEKNATVSGSSAVEVPPGSTSALPCSIAAEDSLEENATVSGSSAVEVSPGSTSALPCPVAAEDSLEENATVSGSSAVEVSSGGTSALPCSVAAEDSLEENATVSGSSAVEVSPRGTSALPCSVAAEDTLEENVTVSSSSAVEVSPGGTSALPCSIAAEDSLEENASRSDSSPSCTPEGFEDVKPIEDTKNPVSPILSLTE from the exons ATGTCTGAACTATTTATGGAATGTGAGGAAGAAGAGCTGGAGCCATGGCAGAGAGCAGCTCCAGAGCAGATagaggaggaagaggacgaTGATGACGAGCCCATTTTTGTTGGAGTAGTGG caaaaaaagaaaaagaggttCCGCCTATTCCTCCAATTGACAATGTGGAAAAGTACGTGGTCAACTCTGCTCCTCCTACACCAACACCAGTGTCGCCCGTGGCCCCTTCTTCTATAATGTTACCATTAAAAATATCTGGAAATGCCGCCAGTGCTCCGAGAACTAATATCCGGACAGTGACTCCCCAGCCTGTGATTGTCAATAATCAG GGCTTCATCGTGACGCCTCCGTTAACCAGCAACAATGACTTGGTTGCCACTCTTGGGAAGCACTATCCTCCGGGGACAAAATTTACCATTATACCAG CCCCTCAGTCGCAACAGCTTATCCAGCATGTCACTCCAGTCACTGCGATACCCGGTGTCGTCCATCGGCCTCATGTGCAGCAGATCCAAAACAATGTTGTGACATTGGCTAACGTGCAGAGCCCCACTGTTTATACAGCCAAACCCCAGCTCCTGCAAGTCAACCAGGGCACCTCTCTGCAGACCATCTCCTTGCCTGTTAAAGCTAACAAAG AGACTGTGAAGCGGGTGGTGCCACCAAATCAAATGGACACTGATGCAAAGAGATTCAAAGCTGACGTTT ctttTCCTGTCGGACAAGGAAACACTCCTGGTTCATTGGAAAATGGAGAAGCAAAGAGAAAATGCCCAAATTGTAATGAAGATTTCATTCAATTGAATCGTCATTTGGCT AGTTGCAAGGCTAGAACTGAAGGTGGCGCTGTGTCTCCACCAGCTGATAACGCTGTCTTGAATAAACGCATCATGTTAGTGTCTGACTTCTACTATGGCCGTTTTGAGGGCAATTGTCCGAAAGTGTCTGCACCGAGGAGCGATATCACTTTCAAGTGTCAGAGCTGCTTGAAAGTTCTCAAGAGCAACATCAA GTTCATGAACCACATGAAGCACCACCTGGAGCTGGAGAAGCAGAGCAATGAAAGCCTGGAGTGCCACACAACTTGCCAGCATTGCTACCGCCAGTACATGACTCCATTTCAGCTGCAGTGCCATATCGAAAGCGCTCACAGTCCCATCGAATCTTCTA CTAATTGCAAGATATGTGAGCTTGCGTTTGAGTCTGAGCAAGTCCTCCTTGAGCACATGAAAGACAACCACAAGCCTGGGGAGATGCCGTATGTCTGTCAG GTGTGCAACTACAGATCTTCCTTTTTCTCGGAGGTGGAGACACATTTCCGAAGTGTCCATGTTAACACGAAAAACCTGCTGTGCCCTTTTTGTCTCAGAGTCCTGAGAAGTAGTCAGAGGTACATGCAACACTTCATGAAACATCAG AGAAAAGGCATCCATCGCTGTGGAAAATGTCGACTCAATTTCCTTACCCACAAAGATAGACTAGACCACAGGGCACAGGTCCACAAGACTTTCAGAAAGCCTTTAGTTCTGGAGGGCCTGCCTGCAGGGACAAAG GTGACCATTCGAGCCTCACTCAGTGGCAAAAAGACCTCCATTTCGAGTTTGTTGGATCCATCTGCTATAATTTTCACTCCTGAAATGCTAAGCAACAACACAAAAACCAAACCAACTGGCGGTTGTGGGAAATCCAAGCGAAACAGCTCTGAAGTAGGAAAGGCCAAGACAACTCAAAAGAAGAAAGGGCATGCTACTACCAATTGTAACATGTCACTCAAAAGCCTAAG TGTAAACGGAGGTTGTTACACCTGCATCGAGTGCAACAACAAAGTCGATGAGTTCTTTTCCCACTTCCTGTTTTCCTCCGTTTGTGGCGCATGCACTTATCGTACGAGTTGCAAAATTGCAATTGGAAATCACATGATAag ATATCACAGCATGGTCAACAAGAGCAGATTTTCCAAAGTGGACCATAAGAAACATTCATCTGCAATGAA ATTAACTCTGGTGTGTCTCAACTGTGACCTCCTGGTAGACGCGTCAGGCGGTGACGTAATGAGCAAACATTTGAATGAAAGACCAAATCATGTATGCAAAGTCATTGAGGAGAAAG cagGTCTCAAAGCTTCAACTGGAGT CCAAGACTCCAGTGATTCTATCCAAATGAAAAGGAAGGAACTACTCCCCCAGCTAAAGGAAGCACAGGAAAGAGGAGAAATTGCCATCCTGAGACATGACCAACTGATCATTCTAACCCCCTTAACACCACAACAGAGCAAAACAGAGACATCAGAAGAAGGCTCTTCAAAG CTCTTCACAGTTGTAAAAGAATTACCAACAGAAACTTCCTCAAAACCTGAGCAATTTGAAAAGACTGAAGACTTATCCCCCGTGACGGTTGAACATCCTCCACCTGAACCCGTGTTGCAGGCTTCTGTTGAAGATTCTCCTGAAAAAAATGCAACGGTGTCCGGCTCCTCCGCCGTAGAAGTGCCTCCCGGAAGTACGTCAGCTCTGCCCTGCTCAATAGCTGCTGAAGATTCCCTagaagaaaatgcaacagtgtcCGGCTCCTCAGCCGTTGAAGTGTCTCCCGGAAGTACGTCAGCTCTGCCCTGCCCAGTAGCTGCTGAAGATTCCCTAGAAGAAAATGCAACTGTGTCCGGCTCCTCAGCCGTTGAAGTGTCTTCCGGAGGTACGTCAGCTCTACCCTGCTCAGTAGCTGCTGAAGATTCCCTAGAAGAAAATGCAACGGTGTCCGGCTCCTCAGCCGTTGAAGTGTCTCCCAGAGGTACGTCAGCTCTGCCCTGCTCAGTAGCTGCTGAAGATACCCTAGAAGAAAATGTAACGGTGTCCAGCTCCTCAGCCGTTGAAGTGTCTCCCGGAGGTACGTCAGCTCTGCCCTGCTCAATAGCTGCTGAAGATTCCCTAGAAGAAAATGCATCACGGtctgactcctctccttcttgcaCGCCAGAAGGCTTTGAGGATGTTAAACCAATTGAAGACACTAAAAACCCTGTTTCTCCGATTCTATCTCTTACTGAGTAG
- the znf280d gene encoding zinc finger protein 280C isoform X2: protein MSELFMECEEEELEPWQRAAPEQIEEEEDDDDEPIFVGVVAKKEKEVPPIPPIDNVEKYVVNSAPPTPTPVSPVAPSSIMLPLKISGNAASAPRTNIRTVTPQPVIVNNQGFIVTPPLTSNNDLVATLGKHYPPGTKFTIIPAPQSQQLIQHVTPVTAIPGVVHRPHVQQIQNNVVTLANVQSPTVYTAKPQLLQVNQGTSLQTISLPVKANKETVKRVVPPNQMDTDAKRFKADVSFPVGQGNTPGSLENGEAKRKCPNCNEDFIQLNRHLASCKARTEGGAVSPPADNAVLNKRIMLVSDFYYGRFEGNCPKVSAPRSDITFKCQSCLKVLKSNIKFMNHMKHHLELEKQSNESLECHTTCQHCYRQYMTPFQLQCHIESAHSPIESSTNCKICELAFESEQVLLEHMKDNHKPGEMPYVCQVCNYRSSFFSEVETHFRSVHVNTKNLLCPFCLRVLRSSQRYMQHFMKHQRKGIHRCGKCRLNFLTHKDRLDHRAQVHKTFRKPLVLEGLPAGTKVTIRASLSGKKTSISSLLDPSAIIFTPEMLSNNTKTKPTGGCGKSKRNSSEVGKAKTTQKKKGHATTNCNMSLKSLSVNGGCYTCIECNNKVDEFFSHFLFSSVCGACTYRTSCKIAIGNHMIRYHSMVNKSRFSKVDHKKHSSAMKLTLVCLNCDLLVDASGGDVMSKHLNERPNHVCKVIEEKGLKASTGVQDSSDSIQMKRKELLPQLKEAQERGEIAILRHDQLIILTPLTPQQSKTETSEEGSSKLFTVVKELPTETSSKPEQFEKTEDLSPVTVEHPPPEPVLQASVEDSPEKNATVSGSSAVEVPPGSTSALPCSIAAEDSLEENATVSGSSAVEVSPGSTSALPCPVAAEDSLEENATVSGSSAVEVSSGGTSALPCSVAAEDSLEENATVSGSSAVEVSPRGTSALPCSVAAEDTLEENVTVSSSSAVEVSPGGTSALPCSIAAEDSLEENASRSDSSPSCTPEGFEDVKPIEDTKNPVSPILSLTE from the exons ATGTCTGAACTATTTATGGAATGTGAGGAAGAAGAGCTGGAGCCATGGCAGAGAGCAGCTCCAGAGCAGATagaggaggaagaggacgaTGATGACGAGCCCATTTTTGTTGGAGTAGTGG caaaaaaagaaaaagaggttCCGCCTATTCCTCCAATTGACAATGTGGAAAAGTACGTGGTCAACTCTGCTCCTCCTACACCAACACCAGTGTCGCCCGTGGCCCCTTCTTCTATAATGTTACCATTAAAAATATCTGGAAATGCCGCCAGTGCTCCGAGAACTAATATCCGGACAGTGACTCCCCAGCCTGTGATTGTCAATAATCAG GGCTTCATCGTGACGCCTCCGTTAACCAGCAACAATGACTTGGTTGCCACTCTTGGGAAGCACTATCCTCCGGGGACAAAATTTACCATTATACCAG CCCCTCAGTCGCAACAGCTTATCCAGCATGTCACTCCAGTCACTGCGATACCCGGTGTCGTCCATCGGCCTCATGTGCAGCAGATCCAAAACAATGTTGTGACATTGGCTAACGTGCAGAGCCCCACTGTTTATACAGCCAAACCCCAGCTCCTGCAAGTCAACCAGGGCACCTCTCTGCAGACCATCTCCTTGCCTGTTAAAGCTAACAAAG AGACTGTGAAGCGGGTGGTGCCACCAAATCAAATGGACACTGATGCAAAGAGATTCAAAGCTGACGTTT ctttTCCTGTCGGACAAGGAAACACTCCTGGTTCATTGGAAAATGGAGAAGCAAAGAGAAAATGCCCAAATTGTAATGAAGATTTCATTCAATTGAATCGTCATTTGGCT AGTTGCAAGGCTAGAACTGAAGGTGGCGCTGTGTCTCCACCAGCTGATAACGCTGTCTTGAATAAACGCATCATGTTAGTGTCTGACTTCTACTATGGCCGTTTTGAGGGCAATTGTCCGAAAGTGTCTGCACCGAGGAGCGATATCACTTTCAAGTGTCAGAGCTGCTTGAAAGTTCTCAAGAGCAACATCAA GTTCATGAACCACATGAAGCACCACCTGGAGCTGGAGAAGCAGAGCAATGAAAGCCTGGAGTGCCACACAACTTGCCAGCATTGCTACCGCCAGTACATGACTCCATTTCAGCTGCAGTGCCATATCGAAAGCGCTCACAGTCCCATCGAATCTTCTA CTAATTGCAAGATATGTGAGCTTGCGTTTGAGTCTGAGCAAGTCCTCCTTGAGCACATGAAAGACAACCACAAGCCTGGGGAGATGCCGTATGTCTGTCAG GTGTGCAACTACAGATCTTCCTTTTTCTCGGAGGTGGAGACACATTTCCGAAGTGTCCATGTTAACACGAAAAACCTGCTGTGCCCTTTTTGTCTCAGAGTCCTGAGAAGTAGTCAGAGGTACATGCAACACTTCATGAAACATCAG AGAAAAGGCATCCATCGCTGTGGAAAATGTCGACTCAATTTCCTTACCCACAAAGATAGACTAGACCACAGGGCACAGGTCCACAAGACTTTCAGAAAGCCTTTAGTTCTGGAGGGCCTGCCTGCAGGGACAAAG GTGACCATTCGAGCCTCACTCAGTGGCAAAAAGACCTCCATTTCGAGTTTGTTGGATCCATCTGCTATAATTTTCACTCCTGAAATGCTAAGCAACAACACAAAAACCAAACCAACTGGCGGTTGTGGGAAATCCAAGCGAAACAGCTCTGAAGTAGGAAAGGCCAAGACAACTCAAAAGAAGAAAGGGCATGCTACTACCAATTGTAACATGTCACTCAAAAGCCTAAG TGTAAACGGAGGTTGTTACACCTGCATCGAGTGCAACAACAAAGTCGATGAGTTCTTTTCCCACTTCCTGTTTTCCTCCGTTTGTGGCGCATGCACTTATCGTACGAGTTGCAAAATTGCAATTGGAAATCACATGATAag ATATCACAGCATGGTCAACAAGAGCAGATTTTCCAAAGTGGACCATAAGAAACATTCATCTGCAATGAA ATTAACTCTGGTGTGTCTCAACTGTGACCTCCTGGTAGACGCGTCAGGCGGTGACGTAATGAGCAAACATTTGAATGAAAGACCAAATCATGTATGCAAAGTCATTGAGGAGAAAG GTCTCAAAGCTTCAACTGGAGT CCAAGACTCCAGTGATTCTATCCAAATGAAAAGGAAGGAACTACTCCCCCAGCTAAAGGAAGCACAGGAAAGAGGAGAAATTGCCATCCTGAGACATGACCAACTGATCATTCTAACCCCCTTAACACCACAACAGAGCAAAACAGAGACATCAGAAGAAGGCTCTTCAAAG CTCTTCACAGTTGTAAAAGAATTACCAACAGAAACTTCCTCAAAACCTGAGCAATTTGAAAAGACTGAAGACTTATCCCCCGTGACGGTTGAACATCCTCCACCTGAACCCGTGTTGCAGGCTTCTGTTGAAGATTCTCCTGAAAAAAATGCAACGGTGTCCGGCTCCTCCGCCGTAGAAGTGCCTCCCGGAAGTACGTCAGCTCTGCCCTGCTCAATAGCTGCTGAAGATTCCCTagaagaaaatgcaacagtgtcCGGCTCCTCAGCCGTTGAAGTGTCTCCCGGAAGTACGTCAGCTCTGCCCTGCCCAGTAGCTGCTGAAGATTCCCTAGAAGAAAATGCAACTGTGTCCGGCTCCTCAGCCGTTGAAGTGTCTTCCGGAGGTACGTCAGCTCTACCCTGCTCAGTAGCTGCTGAAGATTCCCTAGAAGAAAATGCAACGGTGTCCGGCTCCTCAGCCGTTGAAGTGTCTCCCAGAGGTACGTCAGCTCTGCCCTGCTCAGTAGCTGCTGAAGATACCCTAGAAGAAAATGTAACGGTGTCCAGCTCCTCAGCCGTTGAAGTGTCTCCCGGAGGTACGTCAGCTCTGCCCTGCTCAATAGCTGCTGAAGATTCCCTAGAAGAAAATGCATCACGGtctgactcctctccttcttgcaCGCCAGAAGGCTTTGAGGATGTTAAACCAATTGAAGACACTAAAAACCCTGTTTCTCCGATTCTATCTCTTACTGAGTAG